In Miscanthus floridulus cultivar M001 chromosome 5, ASM1932011v1, whole genome shotgun sequence, one genomic interval encodes:
- the LOC136453972 gene encoding protein LURP-one-related 11-like, whose protein sequence is MAKIKPWPAGLSSARSSVDDDDECQSWQSQGEQKQAAAVYTVWMKSLVFNGNGCTVYGADGRVAYRVDNYGCRGGREVFFMDRAGSNLIRIQRKSFCMFRRWEVCRCSDDGEEEARPWFRVHKTWKDGCGAVVRMQGSGRTYKLEGCSRKSDYRIRSADDGAIVAAVGRKRTSAGVVLGEDVLALTVGSGTDHLLALGLVVVCGLMNRRL, encoded by the exons ATGGCAAAGATCAAGCCATGGCCTGCAGGTTTGTCGTCAGCTCGTTCCTCCGTCGACGATGATGACGAGTGCCAAAGCTGGCAGTCGCAGGGCGAGCAGAAGCAGGCAGCAGCAGTGTACACGGTGTGGATGAAGTCGCTGGTGTTCAACGGCAACGGCTGCACCGTGTACGGCGCCGACGGCCGCGTCGCCTACCGCGTCGACAACTACGGCTGCCGGGGCGGCCGTGAGGTGTTCTTCATGGACCGCGCCGGCAGCAACCTCATCAGGATCCAAAGAAAG AGCTTTTGTATGTTTAGGAGATGGGAGGTTTGCCGGTGCTCCGACGACGGAGAAGAAGAGGCGAGGCCGTGGTTCAGAGTGCACAAGACATGGAAGGACGGCTGCGGCGCCGTCGTGAGGATGCAAGGCAGCGGGAGAACGTACAAGCTCGAGGGGTGCTCGCGCAAATCGGACTACAGGATCCGCAGCGCAGACGACGGTGCGATCGTGGCGGCCGTCGGGCGGAAGCGGACGTCGGCCGGGGTTGTGCTGGGGGAGGACGTGCTGGCGCTGACGGTGGGCTCGG